Genomic window (Desertifilum tharense IPPAS B-1220):
AATATCGGGCCAGTTGTATTGTTCTACAACTTCGCGAGGATAAAGCATGGCACTAATGACTTCTCCATCCTCTAAGATGACCTGTCCTTCATACAAATGAGGCGGTTCGCTATGCATTAAGTGGGCGTACTGCTCTGAGGTCATTTCATAAATTTCCCCAGGAATTGCAATTCCCCCTTCTGCGACTTCGTAAATCCCAGGATGACGGTCATTATCAACCGAATGGAGGCGATATTTGGGTTGCGTTTTTGTTTCTTTAACAAACTTAGCAGATTGTAAGTTTTGATGGTCGGGTTGACCGCGTAAAGCCGAGCCACAAATAAAGAAACGTTTTGTTACCTTTAGACGTTCAGTTGATTGCACAGGACACCAATCGGGGCTAATCTATTGCCATTACTCCCGTAAGTTTACAACGGGGTTGCCAGGAAAATAAAAAAAAGTATCTCAAAATACAAATTGCTTTGATAAAGAGCCTTTAATTGTTATGTCCAAGCAGAGCGTTTGCGCGCGATCGCACCTAGGGAACCCGCACCATGACCACTGATATCCAACAGCCTCCCGCCGAGTTCGCCGATCGAGTTCATCACCTCGAAGAATCTCTGCACGGAGAAGGGGTGTCCTTAAGGTCAGTCACCAAGCATTACGGTTCCGTCGTTGCTGTCGAAAATATTACCTTAGATATCCCCGCCGGTTCCTACTGCTGTCTGCTCGGCCCTAGCGGTTGCGGTAAAACCACCACCCTGCGGATGATTGCGGGTCACGAAGCGATTACAAGTGGCGATTTATACATTGGCGACCAACGCGTCAACCCCCTCCCCCCCGCCAAACGCAACACCGCAATGGTGTTTCAAAGTTACGCCCTCTTTCCCCATAAAACCGTTTGGGATAACGTAGACTTTGGGTTAAAAATGCGAAAAGTAGCTTTGCGCGATCGCATCGAGCGCGTTGACGAAGTGCTAGAAGTCCTCGGACTTTCCCACCTCGCCAAACGCAAACCCAGTATGCTCAGTGGCGGACAACAGCAGCGCGTCGCCCTCGCCAGAGCCTTAGTCACCCGCCCCAACGTCCTCCTGTTAGACGAACCCCTCAGCGCCCTAGACGAAAACCTGCGCGTCAAAACTCGCGGCGAACTCCGCAAGCTCCAGCGCCAGTTTAAAATGACCTTCATTCAAGTCACCCACGCCCAAGACGAAGCCTTCTCCCTTTCCGATCAAATTGTCGTCATGGATCGCGGGCGCATCGACCAAGTAGGAACCCCCCAAAGCATCTTTAACGCCCCCGTTTCTCAGTTCGTCGCCCGGTTCACCGGAGATAACAACATCTTTTCAGGAACCGTCACCCGCACCGAACCCAATACCCACGGACAAATTATCGAGTTAGAAGTCCCTGGTTTAGGAACCCTCCGCTGTCGCGGCGAATACGCCCAACCGGGAACCAGCGCCGCCTGCTGCATTCGTTCGGATCGAATGCAACTGCAACTCGAAGCCACGCCCCCTGCTAACCCCAGTTACAATTCCCTCACTGCTCGAATTAGCCTCGTAGAATTCACGGGTTACGTGACTCGCGTTTCGCTGATTATCGAAGCAACAGGGGAAGAAATTCTCTACAAAACCCAAACCACCGACTGGTTAACCCACCCCTTCCAAGAAGGTCAACAGATGACCCTCTGTTGGTCGATTAACGATTGTATTTTCCTCTCTCACTAATATTGCACCCCTATGGCTAGAATTACCCGTCGTACCCTCCTGAGAATTGGGTTAGCAGCAGGTTCCATGCTCACCGCCACCCAATGCACCCGCCAAAATTCCCAACAACAATCCGTCAGTGGCGGCCCTACCGTTCTGACCAATCAAACTAAAGATGTCACCTTGCGCTTCATTGGAACCGGGGTTTCCCAAATCAATGAAGTGGGTCAAAAAGCCCAAGAAGATTTAGGTTTTAAAATTCAAACGCGGGCGCTGAGTACCGACGAAAACAACCAAATTGCCATTACTCAACCGAGATCCTACGATATCTTTGATGGCGAATATTTTAGCCTCCCCCTCGTTATTCCGTCAGGGAATTTACAACCGATTGATATTAGGCGGATTAGAAATTGGGATAAAATTGTCCCCTATTTCACCACCGGACAATTTAAAGGGGGTTCTCCGGTCAATACTTCCCAAGGAACCGCCCCTTTTAAGGTCATGTACCTAACCGGGCCCGACTCAACCACCTTTTCCTCAACACCCACCGATTACGCCACGCTGATTCCCTTCCAATATAACGCCGATACCCTGGGCTACCGACCCGATTTAGTGGGGCGCACAATTGAATCTTGGGGAGAATTATTCAATCCTGAATTTAGAGGGAAAACCTCAATTCTTGATATTGCCTCGATCGGGATTATGGATGCTGCAATGGTCATCGAAGCTTTGGGCTTAATGACCTTCCAAGATAAGGGTAATATGACCCCAGAGGAACTTGATAAAGTTACGCAAATTTTAGTCGAACAAAAACGCCAAGGTCAGTTTCGCGCTTTCTGGAAAAACTTTGATGAATCCGTTAACTTAATGGCATCGGGTGAGGTGATTGTACAGTCCATGTGGTCACCTGCTGTCACCCAAGTTAAAGCAAGGGGCGTGAACTGCGTTTATGCTCCCTTAAAAGAAGGTTATCGCGGTTGGGGCGGCGGTATTGGACTCTCGAAGAATTTATCAGGAATTGCCCTAGATGCTGCCTACGAATACCTCAATTGGACGTTAGAAGGTTGGCTAGGTGCTTTCCTGGGTCGCCAAGGCTATTATAGTGCAGCGCCAGAGTTAGCCCGCAATTATATGTCCCCGGAAGAATGGGATTTCTGGTATGAAGGAAAACCTGCGGCTGCGGATATGGTAGACCCCTTTGGCAAAACCTTAGAAAAACAAGGTGCTATTCGCGATGGCGGTTCTTTTGAAGAACGTTTTGGCAATATTGTTTGCTGGAATTCAGTCATGAGTGAGCAACGATATTTAGTCCAAAAATGGAATGAGTTTGTATCTGCTTAATTCTCAGTTGGGATAGTCGATTTCTTGATGAATATCCTTGTTATGTATGCCTGATTCTGCTCGATCCCCCCTAACCCCCCTTAATAAGGGGGGAACCGGAGTCACAGTTTTCTTAATCAGGGGAGAACTGGAGTCAAAATCTTCTTAATAAGTGGGGGACTGGAGTCAAAACCCTTAATAAGGGGAGAACTAGAGTCAAGGTCTTCTTAATAAGTAGGGAACTGAAGTCAAAGTCCCCCTTATTAAGGGGGATCTTAGCTAGATTTTGAGTTCATGCATTAGCTGTGTATACATGGTAGCCTCCCAGGAGAAGGAAAAGTGGGATTGACTGACAAAACTGCTGAAAGTAGTAGGTTGGGTTAGCGCTAGCGTAACCCAACAGCAGCCAGAGTTTTGTTGGGTTTCGTACCTCAACCCAACCTACATGACTATCTTGATTGTCAGTCAAGCAGAGGAAAAGCACAAATTTATTGAGATTAACTGGCAAAAAATCAATGCTTAAATCATGGAAGAAAGTAGTAGGTTGGGTTAGTGCTAGCGTAACCCAACAGCAGCCAGAGTTTTGTTGGGTTTCGTACCTCAACCCAACCTACGTGACTATCTTGATTGTCAGTCAAGCAGAGGAAAAGCACAAATTTATTGAGATTAACTGGCAAAAAATCAATGCTTAAATCATGGAAGAAAGTAGTAGGTTGGGTTAGCGCTAGCGTAACCCAACAGCAGCCAGAGTTTTGTTGGGTTTCGTACCTCAACCCAACCTACGTGACTATCTTGATTGTTAGTCAAGCAGAGGAAAAGCACAAATTTATTGAGATTAACTGGCAAAAAATCAATGCTTAAATCATGGAAGTCTGCTCAAAATTATCTTTTAGTAGCACCCCAATTTCTCGTTTTATTCTTGTTTTTGGTTTTGCCTATCTTAGCCATTATTGTTATTAGTTTCTGGGATTTTAACGGGTTGACGATGACTCCGGACTTCACCTTGGAAAACTATCAACAACTATTTAGTCCAACCTATTTAAGGACTTATCTCAATAATTTTAAGTTTACAGCGATTGTTTGGGTTATTACTTTATTGATTGGCTTTCCTGTCGCCTATTTTCTGGCATTTCATATCAAAACTCTCCGTTGGCAAATTATCTTATTTTTAATTTGCACGGTTCCCTTTTGGACTTCTAATATTATTCGGATGATTTCTTGGGTTCCCTTTTTAGGTAGAGAAGGGTTGCTCAATCAAGCATTACTAGCTTTGAATATTATCGAACGACCTGTCGATCTCTTTCTCTTTTCTGAGTTTTCAGTTATTTTAGCATTGGTGCATCTCTATACGTTATTTATGATTGCACCAATCTTTAATAGCATGATGAGAATTGACCGTTCGTTAATTAGTGCGGCGAAAGATTCAGGGGCTTCTAGTTTTCAAGTCTTAAAAGAAATTATCATTCCCTTATCTGCCCCCGGAATTGCCATTGGTTCAATTTTTATTGTGACTTTAGTGATGGGAGAATTTGTCACGGTTCGGATGATGGGAGGCGGACAAATTTCTTCAGTGGGTTATTTGATGAGCAACCAAATTCGCAGCTTGCAATATCCCCTAGCGGCTGCTAATGCGGTAGTTTTATTATTTATTACCTTAATTTTGGTGACAGGCATTTTGCGCGTGGTTGATATTCGCAAGGAACTTTAAAGCTATGTCTTTGGAAAAGCGCTCTCTATCCTTTTATTTTCTCGCGGCTTTCTTTGGGCTATTTATCTTATTTCTCTATGGCCCCATGCTGGTGATTTTCCTGCTGTCTTTACAAGGGCCGGAAGGTGGGTTAACGTTTCCGATGAAAGGCTTTAGTTTGTATTGGATTAACTCGGTTTTTCAGCAGCAACGTATTGGCAGTTTTGCCGAACCGTTCCAGCGTTCAATTATTTTGGGCTTAATTGTTATGCTGGTAACAGTCGCAGTTACGGTGATGGCGGGTTTAGCCTTTCGCAATCGTTTTTTGGGATCGCGATCGCTCTTTTACCTCACCATCTCCAGCCTGATCGTACCGAGTATCCTGATCTCGTTTGGTATTCTGGTTATCTTTAGCCAACTCGGTTTACCGACAGAATGGTATACCTCAGCATTAGGCGGTCATTTAACCTGGACGATACCCTTTGGCTTTTTAATTATTCTAGGAATCTTTAACCGCTTCAACCCAGCCTACGAAGAAGCTGCCAGAGACTTAGGCGCAGGTGACGTACAAACCTTTTGGGAAGTCGTTTTTCCCTTAATTTTGCCTAGCTTAGTCGGCGTTGGCTTATTTGGCTTCACCTTATCCTACGACGAGTTTAACCGCACCGCCTTAATTACAGGTTCCGATAACACTCTCCCCCTAGAAATCTTTGGGATGACTACTAACGTCACCTCCCCTGCCCTCTACGCTTTGGGTACCCTAACCACTATCTTCTCATTTAGCGTCATGGCGATCGCCCTTTTCGCCATCCAATTCTTCTCCCGACGCCAGCAACAGTAAACCCAAGTGTCCTCTCAAATTATGATCCACTAGAAAAATCAAAATCTAGACTCGAACTTAGCTTTAGCGGCTTGTAGCTTTGCTCGTACAGCTTCTTGACCGGGTTGTGGAGGTTGAACCGCCAGTCTAGCAATCAAATCCCGATTTTTTTCGTCATAGTACCGCTGAAGTGCCTCAGCTTCTTGAAGAACCATTTGATACTCGGCTTCAACGGTAGCGCGATTTGCTTCAATATAAACGAATGCTGCGTTAATTTGTTCGTCTGTAAGCTCAAACAATCCCTGAATAAACTTAGGGGGATATTGCGCCGTTACATAATCCATCACATCGTAAAGCGTGATGCGCGTTCCTGCGATCGTGAGTCCGCGTTCTGTGCGGATAATAGCGGCTTGTCCATTTGACCCTAAAGTCATCCCCCTAGCTCCTTACAACCTAACTCCATCATACGCTGCACAATGTAGATGTCCTGAACCCAACAGATCCCTAAAGCCATCCAATTCTTCTCCCGACGCCAGCAACAGTAAGAGAAAGACAACCGATGCTAGCAGCAGACTCAGTACAATAAAAAACTGAGTTCCCATTTGTAATTCTCCATGACACTGCCTACGGTTATTCTTCCCGGTTACTTTGCAGGGGCGGTTGCTTACCGCCAGATGGCACAATATTTAGAATCGCAAGGCTTTCCAACGGTGGTGGTTCCCCTGCGTCGTCGCGACTGGTTCCCCACAGTGGGGGGGCGTTCAATGGTACCCATCCTCCGCTATTTAGATCGCACCGTCAAACAGTTAATGGCAGAACACGACGCGCCCAAAGTCAACTTAATTGGGCATTCCGCAGGCGGTTGGATAGCCAGAATCTATTTAGGCGAGAAACCCTATTGCATCCACGGCGATGTCACCGAAGAGGCGGGGTTATGGGATGCGCGGCAAAAAGTAGCCACCCTCGTCACCTTGGGAACCCCTCACGTTAGCCAAGAACGGTGGACAAAACGCAATCTAGATTTTGTCAAAAACAACTATCCCGGCGCATTCTATCCCGATCTGCGCTATGTTTGCATTGCCGGAAAAGCCATCTTTGGACAAAGACGCAACTGGTTTGTTTACAGCAGCTATCGCCTCACCTGCGGCGTTGGTGATGTTTGGGGCGATGGTATTACCCCAGTAGAAGCCGCCCATTTAGAAGGGGCCGAAAATATTACCCTAGATGGCGTTTGGCATTCCCCCAGCAACCCCGGATCGTGGTATGGTAGCGCTCAAATTATGGATCGCTGGATAGCGTATTTGAAGGCTGTTTAGCTGGAAGTTAGAAATTAGCGATCGCCTCTAGCCACCCCCTTCACATCAGCAGTTATCCCCCTGGTGGGGATCGGATCGATCGCACCTCATGGACAGCGCGATACGATTGAGGAAGTCAGTGAAAGCAAAGGGCAGGGCATAACCTTGAGCGTCCGACGACTATCCACGAACGCCGCCAATGTTCCAGGAGGGGAGTAAGAGCCATCATGCAACGACCCATACCTGAGAACATCGCGCTAAACGAGATTACGATTACCGAGGAGCTATACCAACGTCCTCCCCGCCCGGCCAACGTGCAGGCAGAAAATCAAGCCTTGCGGACATTGATCCATCAGATGGCACAGGATTATGAAAACCTGATGCAAACTTTGGTGAACGTGGCTCTGGATCTCTGTCAGGCAGGCACAACTGGCGTGAGCTTACTGGAAACGTTGCCCGATGGAGAAGAAATCTTTCGCTGGAACGCCCTAGCAGGAACTTTAGCGCCCTATGTCGGTGGCAGTTCTCCCCGTCACTTTAGCCCCTGTGGGTTCTGTCTAGAACAGGGTTCTCCGGTCTTGTTTTCTCATCCCGAACGCTATTTTACCAACCTCCAAGCGACCCATACGCCGATTGTAGAAGGGTTAGTATTGCCCCTAATTGCCGATAATCATGCCCTTGGCACAATCTGGATGATGTCGCACGACGAGCAACGGCATTTTGACTCAGAAGATGTGCGAATGATGACGAGTCTGGCTGACTTGACTGCCACCGCCCTGCTGTTGCAACAGCGCCAAACCAGAGAATTGCTGGCGGCTAATGCGACTTTAGAAACAGAAGTTGGAGAACGCAAACAAGCAGAAGAGCGATCGCGCGCCCTGATCCAAAATCTTCCAGGTGGAGCAGTGTTTGTCGTCGATCGCGATCTGCGTTATTTGCTCGCAGAAGGAGAAGCCCTAGCCGCAGCCGGATTCAGATCGCAAGACTTCATCGGGCGGACAATTTTTGAGGCGCTGCCCCCCCATTTAGCCGCAAGTTACGAGCCAATGTACCGTCAAGCACTGGCAGGCGAGCCATTTGAGGATGAGCATAACGCCCACGATCGCACCTACCTCTCGCGGGGAACGCCGCTGCGAGCTGAAAATGGAGAAACGTATGCGGTACTGGTTGTTTCTTATGAGATTAGCGATCGCAAACAAGCCGAGCAAGCCCTGCGCGAGTCTGAGGCACGGTTTCGCACGCTGGCAAACACGGCACCTGCTTTGATCTGGTATAACGACGCCCAGGGCGAAAATCAGTTCATCAATCAGTATTTTCTGGATTTCACGGGCAAGAGTGCCGAGCAAATTCGTGGAGAGGGTTGGCATACTTTAGTTCATCCAGAGGATGCTGAATCTTACATCGCTGATTATTTGGCAGCAGTCCGCGAGCAGCGAACGTGGCACAATCGCAACCGCCTTCGACGACATGACGGGGTGTGGCGATGGCACGACAATTATGCCCAGCCGCTCTTTAATGCCGATGGCGTTTATCTCGGTCATGTCGGCGTAACGATCGATAATACGGATGCCATTGAAGCCGAAATCAACCTGCGCGAATCGGAAACCAAATATCGATCGCTCTTCAACTCGATGGATGAAGCTTTTGCCGTCATCGAAGTCCTGACTGGCGAGAACGGCGAGTGGAACGACTTTCTCTTTTTAGAAGTCAATCCTGCGTTTGTGAAACAGACGGGTATGGAGTATCCGGTTGGGCGCAAAGCCACAGAACTGCTAGGAACACCCAATCCACAGTGGGCGAAGGTTTATGGACGAGTCGCCGAAACGGGCGAACCGATTCGGTTTGAAGAAGGCGAAGCCACCCTGGGGCGGGTTTTTGACCTATATGTTTTCCGTTTGGGTGGAGAGGGTAGCCGCCGCGTGGCGGTTCTATTTGCCGACATCAGCGATCGCAAGCGCGCCGAGGAGACGTTGCGCGAGAACGAGGCGCGCCAAGGGTTCCTGCTGAAGCTCAGCGATATTCTGCAACAATTTGTGCAGCCGAATGACATCAAGACGGCGGCGATGTGCTTACTTGGCGAGCATCTTGGCGTGAGCCGCGCTCAGTATCACGAGTGCGACAGCAGCGGTGAATACTATAGTGCTGACGGGGTGGGCTATGCCAACGGCTTGCCGCTGCTGGATTTGAAGTACCGAATAGACGCTTTCAGCACCTTTGTTAACGAAGATTTTGCTGCCGGACGCCCCTACCGAATCAACGACCTCACTGTCGATCCGCGAGTCAGCGCCGAAGAACGCGAGGCCTATCGCACTTACCAGATCGGGGCGGGGGCTGGCGTGCCCTTAATCAGGGGCGGGAAGCTCGTCGCCATCCTCGCCGTTCACGATGTTCGCCCCCATCCCTGGACAGACCTCGAAATGGATTTAATCCGCGAGACGGCGGAGCGGATTTGGACACCCCTCGAACGCGCTCGCGCCGAAGAAGCCTTGCGCGAGAGTGAGGCGAAATATCGATCGTTATTCACATCAATTGACGAAGGCTTTACCCTGTTGGAAATGATTCCCGACGAGTCCGGTCATCCTGCTGACTTTCGGATTGTGGAAACAAATCCAGCCTGGGAGCAACAAACTGGCTTAACCGATGTCGTTGGTAGGACGCTGTTGGAAATCGCCTCCAATTTTGAACAGCAGTTGCTTGACTTTTACAGTGATGTTGTAATTTCTGGCAGAGGGCGGCGTACCGAATTCTACACGGCAGCCGTTGATCGTTGGTATACCGTCTATGCCTCGCGGATCGGTGGTGAAGGGAGCTGTCAAGTTGTTGCGGTGTTCAACGATATCAGCGATCGCAAACGAACTGAAGAGCAGCAGGCGTTTCTGCTGAAATTTAGCGACGCGCTGCGTGCGGAACCCGATGCGGACTCCGTCGCGAACCGAGCAGTTCGGATGCTCGCCGAGCATCTGCACCTCGATCGCTGCTGGCTCGCCGAGGTGTTCGAGCAGCAGGACATCGCCACGATCGGCTGGGAATATCATCGACCGGATCTGCCGCCGACGGCGGGCGTCTATCGGCTGTCGGACTACCCTGAAATAATGCGACAGATTGCAACCCAGCCGATGGTCATCCACAATGTAGCCAGCGACCCCGACTTCGCAGACTCCGAGAAGGCACTGCTGGCTCAGTTGCAAATACAAGCCCTGCTGGTTGTGTCGCTGCGAAAGGGGCAACACCAAGTCATCTGGGCGCTGGTGTGCACCGTAACCACAGCCCGTCACTGGAACGAGTCCGAGCGGGTGCTGCTGGAGCAAGTCAGCGAGCGTACCTGGGCCGCCATTGAACGCGCCCGCGCTGAAGCTGCCTTGCGCGAATCGGAACTTCTGCGAATTCGAGAACAAGCCGCCCGCGAACAAGAACGCCAACGCGCCGAACAACTCGCAGAACTCGATCGCGCCAAAACCCTCTTCTTCAGCAATGTCAGCCATGAATTCCGCACGCCCCTAACGCTATCCCTGGCTCCGTTGCAAGATGCTTTGAGCGATCGCACCCATCCCCTCGACCCGGTTCAGCGAGAACGGTTAGAACTGGTTCACCGTAACAGCCTGCGCTTATTGAAACTGGTCAACACCCTGCTCGACTTCTCTCGGATTGAAGCCGGACGAATGGAAGCCGTCTATGAACCGACGGATCTAGCAACCTACACCGCAGAACTTGCCAGTGTGTTTCGGTCTGCGATCGAACGGGCAGGACTGCGGTTAATAGTTGATTGCCCACCACTACCTGCACCCATCTATGTCGATCGAGAAATGTGGGAGAAGATCGTTCTTAACCTGCTCTCTAACGCCCTGAAGTTTACCTTTTCGGGTGAAATTACCGTTAGTCTGCATCCGAACGATCGTAACCCAGTCATGCTTCAGATTCGAGATACGGGCAGCGGCATCGCTCCCGAACACCTACCTCATTTGTTCGAGCGATTCTATCAGGTTCAAGGAGAAATGGCACGTACCCATGAAGGATCGGGCATTGGTCTAGCTCTAGTGTATGAATTGGTTCGATTGCAGGGGGGTGCGATCGCCGTCAGCAGCACTGTGGGAGAAGGAACCTGCTTTACCATCACGCTACCCAATGGATGCGAACACCTCCCTCCAGAGCGCATCCAGGCAACCCGTACCCTCACATCTACTGCGTTGGGTGCAGTTCCTTACGTCGCAGAGGCAGAGCGGTGGTTATCTCAGGAGAGTGGAAGAGAAAACGAATATCCATCCCCCGATCTCTTCAAGGTTCTGGTTGTGGATGACAATGCAGATATGTGCCAATATCTCACGCACATTCTAAGCGGATATGTTCAAGTCGAAGCCGTTGCAGACGGAACAGCAGCTTTGGCAGCCATTCAAATGCAATCCCCCGATCTGATCCTTAGCGATGTGATGATGCCGAGACTCGATGGCTTCGGCTTACTTCAGACTTTACGATCCGATCCGCGTACCCGCAATATTCCTGTGATTCTGCTCTCGGCTCGTGCAGGAGTTGAAGCGATCGCAGAAGGATTGAAAGCGGGAGCCGATGACTATCTGATCAAACCCTTTTCGGCGCAAGAACTGATCTCTCGCGTTATGGCTCATCTGCAAATGGCGCAATTACGCGGCGAAGCCCTACAAGCCGCTAGAAGTACGATTCGCAGCCGCGATGAATTCATTTCTGTTGTTTCTCACGAACTGAATACCCCTCTGGTGGCGATTTTGGGTTGGACTCGGATATTGCGGAACAGTCCCCCCAGCCCGGTTGTGTTAACTAAAGCATTAGACACCATTGAGCGTAATGCAACCCTACAAGCCAAGTTGGTACAAGACTTGCTGGATATTTCTCGGATCGCTGCTGGTAAACTGCGTCTTAATCCTCAACCCATTGAATTGAAACCAGCGATTGAAACTGCGATCGCAACGGTGACTCAAACCGCAGCCGCTAAAGACATCCACTTAACTTGGCAGGAACATGTCACAGAACCCGTTATCGTGATGGGAGATAGCGATCGCTTGAGTCAAGTTTTCATCAATCTCCTCACCAATGCCATCAAATTCACGCCAGAATTAGGCAGCGTTACCGTACAACTCTCTCTAACAGCCGAAGACGGTTCTGCGGGTGCCTCCTTTGCCGAAATTCGGGTTATAGATACAGGGATTGGCATTACCGCTGATTTTCTACCCCATATGTTCGATCGCTTCCGTCAAGCTGAAGGGATAAATTCAGTTAAGGGACTGGGGTTAGGATTGGCGATCGCTCGTCACATTGTCCAACTTCATCGCGGTACAATTCAGGCTGAAAGTGCAGGAGAAGGACAAGGTTCAACCTTGATCGTCCGCTTGCCTTTACTGCCTCCCGAAACTCAAGTCACGTAGGTTGGGTTGAGGTACGAAACCCAACACAACCTCAAGCCACGTAGGTTGGGTTGAGGTACGAAACCCAACACAACCTCAAGTCACGTAGGTT
Coding sequences:
- a CDS encoding ATP-binding protein, which translates into the protein MQRPIPENIALNEITITEELYQRPPRPANVQAENQALRTLIHQMAQDYENLMQTLVNVALDLCQAGTTGVSLLETLPDGEEIFRWNALAGTLAPYVGGSSPRHFSPCGFCLEQGSPVLFSHPERYFTNLQATHTPIVEGLVLPLIADNHALGTIWMMSHDEQRHFDSEDVRMMTSLADLTATALLLQQRQTRELLAANATLETEVGERKQAEERSRALIQNLPGGAVFVVDRDLRYLLAEGEALAAAGFRSQDFIGRTIFEALPPHLAASYEPMYRQALAGEPFEDEHNAHDRTYLSRGTPLRAENGETYAVLVVSYEISDRKQAEQALRESEARFRTLANTAPALIWYNDAQGENQFINQYFLDFTGKSAEQIRGEGWHTLVHPEDAESYIADYLAAVREQRTWHNRNRLRRHDGVWRWHDNYAQPLFNADGVYLGHVGVTIDNTDAIEAEINLRESETKYRSLFNSMDEAFAVIEVLTGENGEWNDFLFLEVNPAFVKQTGMEYPVGRKATELLGTPNPQWAKVYGRVAETGEPIRFEEGEATLGRVFDLYVFRLGGEGSRRVAVLFADISDRKRAEETLRENEARQGFLLKLSDILQQFVQPNDIKTAAMCLLGEHLGVSRAQYHECDSSGEYYSADGVGYANGLPLLDLKYRIDAFSTFVNEDFAAGRPYRINDLTVDPRVSAEEREAYRTYQIGAGAGVPLIRGGKLVAILAVHDVRPHPWTDLEMDLIRETAERIWTPLERARAEEALRESEAKYRSLFTSIDEGFTLLEMIPDESGHPADFRIVETNPAWEQQTGLTDVVGRTLLEIASNFEQQLLDFYSDVVISGRGRRTEFYTAAVDRWYTVYASRIGGEGSCQVVAVFNDISDRKRTEEQQAFLLKFSDALRAEPDADSVANRAVRMLAEHLHLDRCWLAEVFEQQDIATIGWEYHRPDLPPTAGVYRLSDYPEIMRQIATQPMVIHNVASDPDFADSEKALLAQLQIQALLVVSLRKGQHQVIWALVCTVTTARHWNESERVLLEQVSERTWAAIERARAEAALRESELLRIREQAAREQERQRAEQLAELDRAKTLFFSNVSHEFRTPLTLSLAPLQDALSDRTHPLDPVQRERLELVHRNSLRLLKLVNTLLDFSRIEAGRMEAVYEPTDLATYTAELASVFRSAIERAGLRLIVDCPPLPAPIYVDREMWEKIVLNLLSNALKFTFSGEITVSLHPNDRNPVMLQIRDTGSGIAPEHLPHLFERFYQVQGEMARTHEGSGIGLALVYELVRLQGGAIAVSSTVGEGTCFTITLPNGCEHLPPERIQATRTLTSTALGAVPYVAEAERWLSQESGRENEYPSPDLFKVLVVDDNADMCQYLTHILSGYVQVEAVADGTAALAAIQMQSPDLILSDVMMPRLDGFGLLQTLRSDPRTRNIPVILLSARAGVEAIAEGLKAGADDYLIKPFSAQELISRVMAHLQMAQLRGEALQAARSTIRSRDEFISVVSHELNTPLVAILGWTRILRNSPPSPVVLTKALDTIERNATLQAKLVQDLLDISRIAAGKLRLNPQPIELKPAIETAIATVTQTAAAKDIHLTWQEHVTEPVIVMGDSDRLSQVFINLLTNAIKFTPELGSVTVQLSLTAEDGSAGASFAEIRVIDTGIGITADFLPHMFDRFRQAEGINSVKGLGLGLAIARHIVQLHRGTIQAESAGEGQGSTLIVRLPLLPPETQVT